The following DNA comes from Drosophila simulans strain w501 unplaced genomic scaffold, Prin_Dsim_3.1 Segkk40_quiver_pilon, whole genome shotgun sequence.
actccggatcagaagcgacattcataaccgagcgactgttaaatctaattagattgccattccaggtggttcaagcccaagtctcgggcttaaaccaaacagtagctgctcagtccaagaagctctgcagtttcaccatccgatctccgactaggcccgcgttgcagttggagacgacggcctatgtcctccctcaactagccggaaatctgccttcctacccaattccgcaaaatttccttcgggatcttcccgattttccactggcggatccaaaattctatgagagcgcacaaatagatgtacttatcggagccgacatcctgccttcggtgcttctgagtggagcaaaaaccaacatctgtggctctctcttggggcaagagaccattttcggctgggtactaactgggccagtctcagcctcagcccaaagcagaatttcctctttttcgacacagatctcccacgcgtacgataattcactggacaaactcctcacaaaattttgggaggtggaggatataccaacaaagttggtaaaagaatccgattccatgtgcgagaagaatttccttcaaacgaccacgagaaacgagtgcggcaaatatgtcgttactctgccttttcgcgacccagaacatatcggttccgggctagggcattctaggtctttcgcgttggctcagttcttaagaaatgagcagcgtcTAAAAAGAGATGAGGCCTTGAAAGCGAGATACGATTCGGTGATCCAGGAATATCTCGACTTAAAGCACATGCGACAAGTTCTTCCTACGCATGATTGCAACGCCtattatatgccacatcacgccgtcttaaaaccggagagcgtaactactaaactccgtgtagtattcaatgcctccagcccatcatcgaatggtaccagtttaaatgatatccttcatgctggccctgtcttacagtccgacttgaccattcaaattctgaagtggcgctatttccgatacgtgttcaacgccgatatcgagaaaatgtatcggcagatctgggtagatccgagacacactccattccagcgaatacttttccgtaacaatagaggggaaatcagagatttcgaactgaaaacagtaacctttggagtcaattgcgcgcctttcctggcgatccgagtactgcagcagctagcagctgacgtagaactcagccatccaaaagctagcaatgtcattcgaaatttcatgtatgtggatgatgttttagccggagcggactccacggaagaagctcagctcatggtgcaagagctccgagacactctgaattctgccggatttccattgaggaaatggacctccaaccaaaaggaagttttagcggccattcagagcaaccatcttttaaatactgattttctcgagatcgatgcagaaagtactgccaaaaccctcggtattcgctggaaagcaacctccgacgaattcttcttcgtcccgccagagttggctatcgaaacgtcctttacaaaacgccaagtcctgtcccaaattgccaaattgttcgaccctgccggctggttagcgccgtttatcgttcgagccaaaattttcatgcaggagatttggctgcaggaacttgggtgggacgaaaacattccaaatgagcTTTGTCAGCGATGGCTGAATTTTCTTCAAAGTTATTCAGTGTTAGAGCAGATACGCATTCCACGCTGGCTATCGTTTCGTCCAGATTTCAAGGTCGAGCATCATGGCTTTTGCGATGCGTCGCAAAAGGCTTACGGGGCGGCCATATATGTCCGCGTAGAAGTGAGCAGCACCATTATGGTGCAACTCCTGACCGCGAAAACCCGGGTAGCACCAGTCAAAACGGTTTCGCTCCCAAGATTggagctgtgcggagcgttattgctttccgaaatggctgcagccatcattccgcagatgcctacgactaactccgaactttactgttggacggactccacgatagtgcttgcatggttaagcaagccagcatgccagtggaccacatttgtagccaatagggtgacgaagatcgcccaggccacaaaaacagagaattggtctcatgttcaatctgagcataatccagcagacctggcaagtagaggagtttccctccaagatctagccgatagccagttatggtggcacggaccgacttggttgcaaaatccacgcaaccaatggccaactcaggTCAACGCTCCGGTGACCGACCTGGAGAAGCGTGCTCTAAAAGTCCATCTCGCGAAAGCTCCTTCTGAAGAGTTGTTGGCACGCTTCTCCAAGCTAGAGAAAGCTCTACGAGTCCTTGCTTATGTTTATCGCTTCATTCAGCGGTGCAGGAAGCAGACATCTCCATCTGATGTGCATCTACTGGCCACTGaaatcgccgccgccgagcggttcctaatttcgaacactcagcgcagagaattccctgtggaatatcactgcctaagtgaaaagcgtccagtgccaagttcaagtgccaTCCTAAGCATGAACCCGTTTCTAGATCCGCAAGGACTGATCAGGGCATGCGGCCGTGTGGCGGCTTCCGAAAGCCTTCAATACAATGAACGCCATCCAGTGATTCTTCCGTATAACTGCCTGCTTTCTCGCCTCCTTGCGAATTTCACGCATCGCATAACTCTCCATGGTGGTAACCAGTTAATGGTGCGCCTCATCCGGTCGAAATACTGGATTCCGAGAATCAAGAACCTGATGAAAGCAGTGGTAAATTCGTGCAAAGTATGTGTGATCCACAAAAAGCGCTTGCAAAGCCAACTGATGGGTGTCCTGCCCAAAGAAAGAGCATCGTTCTCCCGACCATTCACGTATACTGGCATGGATTACGCCGGTCCGTTCGATATAAAGAACTATACGGGAAGAGCATGTCTTATTACAAAGGGGtatgtgttagtttttgtttgtttctccacCAAGGCCATCCACTTAGAGCCTACATCTGACTTAACGACCGAGaagtttcttgccgctttctctcgttttgtatccagaagagggtgtccacgtcaagtccagtcagacaatggcaaaacctttgttggcgctgccaccctgctttcccgcgatttccttcaagccgtaaaagagtcggtgacgaatgcctatattcatcaagagatgcaatggcaatttattcctcCGGGAGCACCCCATATGGGAGGCCTTTGGGAAGCAGGCGTAAAAAGCTTCAATacgctattttacaaatgcacggccacacgaaaatacacgttcgaagagctctccacgctcttggcaaaaatagaagcgtgTCTTAACTCCAGGCCGCTCTCTCCTATGTCTGAAGATCCGACAGACTTGCTGGCTCTGACGCCAGGGCATTTCCTTGTCGGGGGACCCCTTATGTCCACGGTGGAACCCGAAGTAAAGGGGGAAACGAAATCCCTTCTTaatcggtggcagcatttgaaggctctccatcagcagttccgtgtgcgatggaaagaagagtacctcaaagaactccacaagcgttctaaatggcaggccccgtccaaaaatctacgcatcgatgacatggtcgtcatcaaggacgacaacttgccctctaatgagtggcggctcggcagaattgagTCTGTTTTCCCAGGAGCTGACGGCAACGTCCGTGTAGTAAACATCCGTACTGCACGTGGAGTTATTAAACGTCCAGtggcaaaagtggtgcttttgcCGACGGAGTCTTCCGAATCTCCACAATAATAGGCGCTCCTCTCGTCCTTAGTTGTAGTTCACTATCACTAATCATccgttatttttcatttcgttttcgatctcCTTCGACATTCGACTACGCGCAGCATGGCTCCTCGTCAACAAAACGCACGCAGTGCTCGTGCCgtggagagcagacgtaccCGAGGTATTCAATCCTACCGATGCCGAGTCTGCCGCGGTATCCATCCTCTGCGGAAGTGCGCGAGGTTCCTAAAGctcagcgctgaaaagcgtttGCGAGCAGTCCTCATTAACCAATACTGCGCCAATTGCCTCGCTCACGAGCATTCCACGGGAGACTGCCGAAGCGGTGATCGTTGCAAGAAGTGCGACCGATCCCACCACACGctgctccacatgcacgagcaGGTTAGCTCGTTGTCGCGGTCGCGAGCGCGCTCACGTCTCCAACCGGTGCCAACCCGGCAAGCAGCTTCGGCCTCGTCCCAACGTTCCCGCCGGCAcaatccgccaactcagcgTAGGAGTTCATCGCCACGACGCCCGGAATCGACCACGCCAGGCCCATCGCTCTCGTCGTTGCTGCAACGCCACAGCGTGAACATCCTTCCCACAGCGCTGGTCAAGTTGGAGACCGGgacgaagaccttcgagaccgcaGCACTTATCGATCCGTGCAGCCCCATGAGCTGCATCGACGCTTCGTTGGCGTCAGCCTTTAAGCTTTCGATGACCAATGTTGGCGACGAGAAGGTCTGCACGACGACGATTCGCTCCAGGATCGACGCGAACACGAAGCTCGAGGTCGTGCTCAAGATCGAGCCCAGGGTGCGGATCCGTACACCTGTCCGGGCATTGAGCGACACCGTAGTGTCCAAGTACAGGGACATCATGCTGGCGGATGACGGGTTCCATCGGCCTGCTACCGTATCCATGGTCTTAGGAGCAGACATTTATCCTAAGGTTATCCAATCCGGATtcctgaccttcgacgagggAATGCCGGTCGCTCAAAAGACCGTGTTTGGGTGGATCGTGTCCGGTGCCTGCAGCTTGCCGTAGGATGGCTATGTTGCAACCCCAGTGATTGCAAGGGGGACGGAATGTTCGAGTTACggggtttggactgtcacccgctctccgctccctcttacgttCTCCACTCCCTtttacgctctcccgctcttcaccacagagtctccgaggagtctccgctgcgcttggcAGAACCCAACCCATTAGAATAAGCTTGAGTGTGAAATAACTACCACGATCAATAAACgtacgcccggtcgcgcccgcgcatttacaaagtcaagtgttcgcttttctccgagtgttcgattttcagcaaactaggaaatttccaggaccagcaaccccatcaccctatcaattatgaataccatctctggtacgcagatttcctatgaattggaatttttttttaaaattcggtattgtcaatatttttatgaagtaaattttgtgttcaccttagcgtctttagtcatgtataagTTAACTAAGTTAACCGGACCGATCGTCCGTATTCCAGCACCGGCCAAATTGCTGACCAAGCGTTTGACCGGAAGCTTTCACATAGCCGGCAAAAGCTCTGCACATTTGCAGAGGCCGCTATGAAGTTCTCATTCTGTTAGCTTTTAAGCAGTTCGTTTTGGGCATTGACATAATAAAGAGCCATCGCTCATAAGCAAACAACTCCGACACTCTGTCGTTAATCTTTTATATTGATTACAGCATTCTGAGTCTCTAGGCCAGATGCTCCAAGGAAGACAGTCATCTTCCCAACATAATCGTCATAACTCTTCAAGTGAGTTTACTACCCTTGTCCCCCGTGCGAGGGGCATCATCGGTCAACCGGCTTAATATCGGAGACTGCAGCGAGGGAACCTCCAGTGGACACCCGAATCTATATTACTGGCGCCCAACTAACTTGGAAACCcacaacaaaacacacacaagacACACAGATTATGTAAGTGAGCGCCTATCTCCAAACCCcagctgcatttaaataaagttctAAAACATTTGTGCGAGCTACACTAAATACTAATCTGTATTTCCATGACAATCCTAACCCTTGTATGTGTTGTGAATTTAAGttatattaatgaaattaaagttgaacacggaattttaaatttttattaactgtGCGGATTAAATTATTCTTTGACACTGTCACAGAGATTTATTTACCTACAATTTACATTGTGTGCATTATTTCGTTCCACTTCTGCATATGTCTGGACACTGTCGTTCCACTCGAACTTGAATTCTCTCCCCGCAGCCGTCTCGGGCCCTCCTATCGTTGCCCCGACACCCGATACAGCAGCGCATACATTGCTGTGGcaattttttgccttttataTATCTCTTTGTCTTTGCTGTTACGATTTGTTTgtcatttatatatttgtttggcttagcGGATGCAGACTCCCCGCAAGCCCCTCACCGTATCGTTGCTGAACGAACCTACGGCTCCGCTCAACGAGCCCTCGGCCAATGTTATTAAACGCCGACTCAGCCCCCGCGTCCCCTCGCCATACTAGTGCCTCCTATGGGCAAGACGATTTGAATGTTTATATA
Coding sequences within:
- the LOC123327416 gene encoding uncharacterized protein LOC123327416, whose amino-acid sequence is MNPFLDPQGLIRACGRVAASESLQYNERHPVILPYNCLLSRLLANFTHRITLHGGNQLMVRLIRSKYWIPRIKNLMKAVVNSCKVCVIHKKRLQSQLMGVLPKERASFSRPFTYTGMDYAGPFDIKNYTGRACLITKGYVLVFVCFSTKAIHLEPTSDLTTEKFLAAFSRFVSRRGCPRQVQSDNGKTFVGAATLLSRDFLQAVKESVTNAYIHQEMQWQFIPPGAPHMGGLWEAGVKSFNTLFYKCTATRKYTFEELSTLLAKIEACLNSRPLSPMSEDPTDLLALTPGHFLVGGPLMSTVEPEVKGETKSLLNRWQHLKALHQQFRVRWKEEYLKELHKRSKWQAPSKNLRIDDMVVIKDDNLPSNEWRLGRIESVFPGADGNVRVVNIRTARGVIKRPVAKVVLLPTESSESPQ